The Agaribacterium sp. ZY112 genome includes the window CAAAGTCTCCGACTGGCTGGCAAGCTGGGCTGCGTGCTCTTTTAAAGAGTTCACCCAAAAGCGCAACTTTCTTTCATCTAAGCCCTCAGTGCTCATGACCGCAGCAGCGTATGCAGCTGTACCACGTATACGCGCCACTTGCTCAATGGTTTGCGGCAGGGTTTTACACACAAATTTAATGATATCGCCTTGCTGGGCATAACGCTCAGGACTAAAGGCGCCAGTGCCTAACTTCACCTGACTGATGTCAACCAGCGGGCTTTCCAATTCCCTAGCCAAGCTAGCAATCATAACCAACAGCTGCTCGATAAAATGACTGTGCAGTTCAAAGTTGTCATTTAGATCATCACCCTCCCAGTTAGAGCGAATCGTTGCCCAAGCCAAACTTAAGTTCTCTTTATCACGAGCACTCAACAGTTGATTGGCTTTAGCAAAGGCCTCGAGCGTCGCTAAGCGACGCTCTAATTGGCGCTGAAGGGTCAAGAACTCACGCTTAAACTCCGTATTGCCTGCCAGCATGCCCATCGAAATCCCTCGATGGCGCTGAACAGCTTTAAGCAGCTGATTAAGCTGCGCAACCAAAATCAAGGCATCTTCCCTGACCAAGAATAATTCGCTAAAACGCATGTAATCCGAGATAGGTAACTCTGCTTTATGTTGTTCCACTGCTGTCGTCTTTACCTTTACTTGGGTTAAATAGGGGCATGTGTCACTGAGTCTCCCCGCAGAAGCGAAGAATACAGCAAAGTTAATGCCGCCAAGCTTAAATTGCCCCAAATTATAGCGAGATTACGAAAACAGAATAAAGTTCAGGCAGAACTTAAATTAAAATAAACCCCGCAGCGCCCCAGATCAGTGCAGACAAAACAAAAATGACCTGTAACTTAAGCTTTAAGCGCTATCATGGCTGCGCCAGTGTCTCTATAATGACGGGCTTTTGAAAAGCCTCTGGATCCCCTCTCTACACAATGAAAGAACAATACCAGCCGAGTGATATCGAACCTGCCGTACAAAAGTTTTGGCAGCAGGAAAAAAGTTTTGAAGTCAGCGAAGACCCAAGCAAAGACAAATTCTATTGTTTGGCTATGTTCCCTTATCCAAGCGGGCGCTTGCATATGGGGCATGTGCGCAACTACACAATCACTGATGTCATCTCCCGCTTCCAGCGTATGCAGGGCAAAAACGTACTGCACCCTATGGGTTGGGACGCCTTTGGCTTACCGGCTGAAAATGCCGCAATTAAGAACAATACCGCACCAGCGGCATGGACTTACAGCAACACCGATTACATGCGTAAGCAGTTGCAAGAACTCGGTTTTGGCTTTGACTGGACCCGTGAAGTCACCACATGTAAAAGCGATTATTATCGCTGGGAGCAGTGGTTCTTCACCCGCCTATACGAAAAAGGCTTGGCCTATAAAAAAGTAAGCTCGGTGAACTGGTGCCCTCACGATCAAACCGTGCTTGCCAATGAGCAAGTCATCGACGGCTGCTGCTGGCGTTGTGATACCACTGTTGAACGCAAAGAAATACCGCAGTGGTTTATCAAAATCACCGACTACGCAGAGGAACTACTGAGCGACTTGGACAAGCTGCCACA containing:
- a CDS encoding lytic murein transglycosylase produces the protein MEQHKAELPISDYMRFSELFLVREDALILVAQLNQLLKAVQRHRGISMGMLAGNTEFKREFLTLQRQLERRLATLEAFAKANQLLSARDKENLSLAWATIRSNWEGDDLNDNFELHSHFIEQLLVMIASLARELESPLVDISQVKLGTGAFSPERYAQQGDIIKFVCKTLPQTIEQVARIRGTAAYAAAVMSTEGLDERKLRFWVNSLKEHAAQLASQSETLRVKLAAVFPSLVLIKKNESQLLQFLAAVEATVFSAKGGRDEAHQLFNVATDVIEVYWDVVADGLAAVQRWHRADLEAWVALG